A window of the Hypomesus transpacificus isolate Combined female chromosome 22, fHypTra1, whole genome shotgun sequence genome harbors these coding sequences:
- the fpgs gene encoding folylpolyglutamate synthase, mitochondrial isoform X2: MVRFSRVREWSSVFALFKHKGWTSKLTLSFNCSSTKAAPRFPKMEYQDAVCTLNTLQTNSSALEQVRRERGNPQLQLQAMRGFLERTGLEVEDLDHLNIIHVTGTKGKGSTCAFTEKILRGYGFRTGFYSSPHLVQVRERIRINGQPISKELFTKYFWQVYGRLDETKDGNGQTMPAYFRFLTILAFHIFLQEKVDLALLEVGIGGAYDCTNIIRRPWVCGISSLGIDHTQILGDTIEKIAWQKGGIFKPGVPAFTVKQPEGPMTVLKERAVEIGCPLSMCPELNEYRAEATLHLGLAGQHQYSNASLALQLSHTWLQRRCLPDGLPSLTSETTTVPLASAFQLSPIMAKGLADTEWPGRTQTLEHGPVTYFLDGAHTMRSMQACVHWFNHAAAQHEKRAGGPVVRVLLFNATGERDCAAMLKLLVPCHFDLAVFCPNITEATASCNADQQNFNVSVENMLTRCLDNQQSWRLHTGEEEGLKAAGLIHDHLPLMAKHKSDTLVFPCILSALQWICQGKDSVLADPAKIAVPVKDSITAKASPLREATGIHVLVTGSLHLVGGVLKHLDPSFAV; encoded by the exons ATGGTACGCTTCTCCCGCGTGCGGGAGTGGAGCTCCGTATTTGCGTTGTTCAAGCACAAGGGCTGGACTTCAAAGTTGACGTTGTCATTCAACTGCTCAAGTACCAAGGCTGCTCCGCGGTTTCCAAAAATGGAATATCAG GATGCTGTGTGCACCCTCAATACCTTACAAACCAATTCCAGTGCACTTGAGCAGGTGCGACGGGAGCGGGGGAATcctcagctccagctccaggccATGAGGGGCTTCCTGGAGCGGACTGGACTGGAG GTAGAGGATCTTGACCATCTGAATATAATTCATGTCACTGGAACCAAGGGCAAG GGGTCAACGTGCGCTTTCACAGAGAAGATATTGAGAGGCTACGGCTTTCGGACTGGATTTTATAG TTCCCCACATTTAGTGCAAGTAAGGGAGAGGATAAGAATTAATGGACAACCCATCAGCAAAGAACTCTTCACCAAATACTTCTGGCAGGTTTATGGGCGATTGGATGAAACAAAG GATGGTAACGGGCAGACAATGCCTGCCTATTTTCGCTTCCTCACCATCCTGGCCTTTCACATCTTCCTGCAGGAGAAG GTGGATTTAGCTTTGCTTGAAGTTGGGATTGGTGGAGCCTATGACTGCACAAACATAATCAG gagaccaTGGGTGTGTGGCATCTCATCTTTGGGTATCGATCATACCCAGATCTTGGGGGATACCATTGAGAAGATTGCCTGGCAGAAAGGGGGCATCTTCAAG CCAGGGGTTCCAGCCTTCACTGTGAAGCAACCTGAAGGGCCTATGACCGTTTTAAAAGAGCGTGCTGTGGAGATTGGG TGTCCGCTGTCGATGTGCCCAGAACTGAACGAGTACAGAGCAGAGGCCACCCTGCATCTGGGCCTGGCTGGGCAGCATCAGTACTCCAATGCCTCCCTGGCCCTGCAGCTCAGCCACACCTGGCTACAGAGACGCTGCTTGcccg ATGGCCTCCCATCCCTAACAAGTGAAACCACAACTGTTCCGTTGGCGTCAGCCTTCCAATTAAGCCCAATCATGGCAAAAG GACTAGCAGACACAGAGTGGCCTGGCCGCACACAGACTCTGGAGCACGGCCCTGTCACCTACTTCCTGGATGGAGCCCACACCATGCGCAGCATGCAGGCATGCGTCCACTGGTTCAACCATGCTGCCGCTCAGCATGAGAAGAGGGCAGG TGGACCTGTGGTCCGAGTGCTTCTTTTCAACGctacgggagagagagactgtgcagCCATGCTGAAACTGTTGGTG CCTTGTCATTTTGACTTGGCTGTGTTCTGCCCCAACATCACTGAAGCCACAGCATCATGTAATGCAG ACCAACAGAACTTTAATGTATCTGTGGAGAACATGCTGACCCGCTGCCTGGACAACCAACAGAGCTGGCGTCTGCATACcggcgaggaggaggggctgaagGCTGCGGGGCTCATCCATGACCATCTCCCCCTGATGGCCAAACACAAGAGCGACACCCTTGTTTTCCCCTGCATCCTTAGCGCCCTCCAGTGGATCTGCCAGGGAAAGGACTCTGTCCTGGCAGACCCGGCCAAAATAGCCGTACCAGTCAAGGACAGCATCACAGCGAAAGCATCCCCCTTAAGAGAGGCCACTGGGATTCATGTCCTTGTCACAGGCAGCCTCCATCTTGTAGGAGGGGTGCTGAAACACCTTGACCCTTCTTTTGCTGTGTAA
- the fpgs gene encoding folylpolyglutamate synthase, mitochondrial isoform X4 translates to MRGFLERTGLEVEDLDHLNIIHVTGTKGKGSTCAFTEKILRGYGFRTGFYSSPHLVQVRERIRINGQPISKELFTKYFWQVYGRLDETKDGNGQTMPAYFRFLTILAFHIFLQEKVDLALLEVGIGGAYDCTNIIRRPWVCGISSLGIDHTQILGDTIEKIAWQKGGIFKPGVPAFTVKQPEGPMTVLKERAVEIGCPLSMCPELNEYRAEATLHLGLAGQHQYSNASLALQLSHTWLQRRCLPEDGLPSLTSETTTVPLASAFQLSPIMAKGLADTEWPGRTQTLEHGPVTYFLDGAHTMRSMQACVHWFNHAAAQHEKRAGGPVVRVLLFNATGERDCAAMLKLLVPCHFDLAVFCPNITEATASCNADQQNFNVSVENMLTRCLDNQQSWRLHTGEEEGLKAAGLIHDHLPLMAKHKSDTLVFPCILSALQWICQGKDSVLADPAKIAVPVKDSITAKASPLREATGIHVLVTGSLHLVGGVLKHLDPSFAV, encoded by the exons ATGAGGGGCTTCCTGGAGCGGACTGGACTGGAG GTAGAGGATCTTGACCATCTGAATATAATTCATGTCACTGGAACCAAGGGCAAG GGGTCAACGTGCGCTTTCACAGAGAAGATATTGAGAGGCTACGGCTTTCGGACTGGATTTTATAG TTCCCCACATTTAGTGCAAGTAAGGGAGAGGATAAGAATTAATGGACAACCCATCAGCAAAGAACTCTTCACCAAATACTTCTGGCAGGTTTATGGGCGATTGGATGAAACAAAG GATGGTAACGGGCAGACAATGCCTGCCTATTTTCGCTTCCTCACCATCCTGGCCTTTCACATCTTCCTGCAGGAGAAG GTGGATTTAGCTTTGCTTGAAGTTGGGATTGGTGGAGCCTATGACTGCACAAACATAATCAG gagaccaTGGGTGTGTGGCATCTCATCTTTGGGTATCGATCATACCCAGATCTTGGGGGATACCATTGAGAAGATTGCCTGGCAGAAAGGGGGCATCTTCAAG CCAGGGGTTCCAGCCTTCACTGTGAAGCAACCTGAAGGGCCTATGACCGTTTTAAAAGAGCGTGCTGTGGAGATTGGG TGTCCGCTGTCGATGTGCCCAGAACTGAACGAGTACAGAGCAGAGGCCACCCTGCATCTGGGCCTGGCTGGGCAGCATCAGTACTCCAATGCCTCCCTGGCCCTGCAGCTCAGCCACACCTGGCTACAGAGACGCTGCTTGcccg AAGATGGCCTCCCATCCCTAACAAGTGAAACCACAACTGTTCCGTTGGCGTCAGCCTTCCAATTAAGCCCAATCATGGCAAAAG GACTAGCAGACACAGAGTGGCCTGGCCGCACACAGACTCTGGAGCACGGCCCTGTCACCTACTTCCTGGATGGAGCCCACACCATGCGCAGCATGCAGGCATGCGTCCACTGGTTCAACCATGCTGCCGCTCAGCATGAGAAGAGGGCAGG TGGACCTGTGGTCCGAGTGCTTCTTTTCAACGctacgggagagagagactgtgcagCCATGCTGAAACTGTTGGTG CCTTGTCATTTTGACTTGGCTGTGTTCTGCCCCAACATCACTGAAGCCACAGCATCATGTAATGCAG ACCAACAGAACTTTAATGTATCTGTGGAGAACATGCTGACCCGCTGCCTGGACAACCAACAGAGCTGGCGTCTGCATACcggcgaggaggaggggctgaagGCTGCGGGGCTCATCCATGACCATCTCCCCCTGATGGCCAAACACAAGAGCGACACCCTTGTTTTCCCCTGCATCCTTAGCGCCCTCCAGTGGATCTGCCAGGGAAAGGACTCTGTCCTGGCAGACCCGGCCAAAATAGCCGTACCAGTCAAGGACAGCATCACAGCGAAAGCATCCCCCTTAAGAGAGGCCACTGGGATTCATGTCCTTGTCACAGGCAGCCTCCATCTTGTAGGAGGGGTGCTGAAACACCTTGACCCTTCTTTTGCTGTGTAA
- the LOC124483969 gene encoding green-sensitive opsin-2-like, which yields MNGTEGNNFYIPMSNRTGLVRNPFEYTQYYLADPWQFKLLAVYMFFLICFGFPINGLTLLVTAQHKKLRQPLNFILVNLAVAGMIMVLFGFTITITSAVNGYFIAGPLGCAIEGFMATLGGEVALWSLVVLAIERYIVVCKPMGSFKFGSTHAGAGVAFTWVMAMACAAPPLVGWSRYIPEGLQCSCGPDYYTLAPGFNNESYVLYMFSCHFIIPVIVIFFTYGNLVCTVKAAAASQQDSASTQKAEREVTRMCILMVVGFLVAWTPYASVAAYIFFNKGVAFTAQSMAIPAFFSKSSALFNPIIYVLLNKQFRNCMLTTVGMGGMTDDETSVSQSKTEVSSVAPA from the exons ATGAACGGCACGGAGGGCAACAATTTCTACATCCCCATGTCCAACCGGACTGGGCTTGTCAGGAATCCTTTTGAGTACACACAGTATTACTTGGCAGACCCATGGCAATTCAAATTGCTTGCCGTCTACATGTTTTTCTTGATCTGTTTTGGCTTTCCTATCAACGGTCTGACACTGCTGGTTACAGCTCAGCACAAGAAGCTCCGGCAACCTCTCAACTTCATCCTGGTCAACTTGGCTGTGGCTGGAATGATCATGGTCCTCTTTGGgttcaccatcaccatcacatcTGCTGTTAATGGTTACTTTATCGCTGGGCCACTGGGCTGTGCCATTGAGGGCTTCATGGCTACCCTTGGAG GTGAAGTTGCCTTGTGGTCATTGGTAGTCCTGGCCATTGAGAGATACATTGTGGTTTGCAAACCCATGGGGAGCTTCAAGTTTGGATCCACTCATGCAGGAGCAGGAGTTGCGTTCACCTGGGTCATGGCAATGGCCTGTGCTGCTCCCCCACTTGTTGGCTGGTCAAG GTACATTCCTGAGGGGCTGCAGTGTTCCTGTGGCCCTGATTATTACACGTTGGCCCCAGGTTTCAACAATGAATCCTACGTCTTGTACATGTTCAGCTGCCACTTCATTATTCCTGTTATCGTCATTTTCTTCACTTATGGAAACCTTGTGTGCACAGTCAAGGCG GCTGCAGCTTCACAGCAGGACTCAGCCTCCACCCAGAAAGCTGAGAGGGAAGTGACACGTATGTGCATCTTGATGGTGGTGGGCTTTCTTGTGGCTTGGACCCCCTATGCCAGTGTTGCTGCTTATATCTTCTTCAACAAGGGAGTTGCCTTCACTGCCCAGTCCATGGCAATCCCTGCCTTCTTTTCCAAAAGCTCAGCCTTGTTCAATCCTATTATCTATGTGCTGCTGAACAAACAG TTCCGTAACTGTATGCTGACAACTGTGGGCATGGGCGGTATGACTGATGACGAAACATCAGTGTCACAGAGTAAAACAGAAGTGTCTTCTGTGGCACCGGCCTAA
- the fpgs gene encoding folylpolyglutamate synthase, mitochondrial isoform X1, with product MVRFSRVREWSSVFALFKHKGWTSKLTLSFNCSSTKAAPRFPKMEYQDAVCTLNTLQTNSSALEQVRRERGNPQLQLQAMRGFLERTGLEVEDLDHLNIIHVTGTKGKGSTCAFTEKILRGYGFRTGFYSSPHLVQVRERIRINGQPISKELFTKYFWQVYGRLDETKDGNGQTMPAYFRFLTILAFHIFLQEKVDLALLEVGIGGAYDCTNIIRRPWVCGISSLGIDHTQILGDTIEKIAWQKGGIFKPGVPAFTVKQPEGPMTVLKERAVEIGCPLSMCPELNEYRAEATLHLGLAGQHQYSNASLALQLSHTWLQRRCLPEDGLPSLTSETTTVPLASAFQLSPIMAKGLADTEWPGRTQTLEHGPVTYFLDGAHTMRSMQACVHWFNHAAAQHEKRAGGPVVRVLLFNATGERDCAAMLKLLVPCHFDLAVFCPNITEATASCNADQQNFNVSVENMLTRCLDNQQSWRLHTGEEEGLKAAGLIHDHLPLMAKHKSDTLVFPCILSALQWICQGKDSVLADPAKIAVPVKDSITAKASPLREATGIHVLVTGSLHLVGGVLKHLDPSFAV from the exons ATGGTACGCTTCTCCCGCGTGCGGGAGTGGAGCTCCGTATTTGCGTTGTTCAAGCACAAGGGCTGGACTTCAAAGTTGACGTTGTCATTCAACTGCTCAAGTACCAAGGCTGCTCCGCGGTTTCCAAAAATGGAATATCAG GATGCTGTGTGCACCCTCAATACCTTACAAACCAATTCCAGTGCACTTGAGCAGGTGCGACGGGAGCGGGGGAATcctcagctccagctccaggccATGAGGGGCTTCCTGGAGCGGACTGGACTGGAG GTAGAGGATCTTGACCATCTGAATATAATTCATGTCACTGGAACCAAGGGCAAG GGGTCAACGTGCGCTTTCACAGAGAAGATATTGAGAGGCTACGGCTTTCGGACTGGATTTTATAG TTCCCCACATTTAGTGCAAGTAAGGGAGAGGATAAGAATTAATGGACAACCCATCAGCAAAGAACTCTTCACCAAATACTTCTGGCAGGTTTATGGGCGATTGGATGAAACAAAG GATGGTAACGGGCAGACAATGCCTGCCTATTTTCGCTTCCTCACCATCCTGGCCTTTCACATCTTCCTGCAGGAGAAG GTGGATTTAGCTTTGCTTGAAGTTGGGATTGGTGGAGCCTATGACTGCACAAACATAATCAG gagaccaTGGGTGTGTGGCATCTCATCTTTGGGTATCGATCATACCCAGATCTTGGGGGATACCATTGAGAAGATTGCCTGGCAGAAAGGGGGCATCTTCAAG CCAGGGGTTCCAGCCTTCACTGTGAAGCAACCTGAAGGGCCTATGACCGTTTTAAAAGAGCGTGCTGTGGAGATTGGG TGTCCGCTGTCGATGTGCCCAGAACTGAACGAGTACAGAGCAGAGGCCACCCTGCATCTGGGCCTGGCTGGGCAGCATCAGTACTCCAATGCCTCCCTGGCCCTGCAGCTCAGCCACACCTGGCTACAGAGACGCTGCTTGcccg AAGATGGCCTCCCATCCCTAACAAGTGAAACCACAACTGTTCCGTTGGCGTCAGCCTTCCAATTAAGCCCAATCATGGCAAAAG GACTAGCAGACACAGAGTGGCCTGGCCGCACACAGACTCTGGAGCACGGCCCTGTCACCTACTTCCTGGATGGAGCCCACACCATGCGCAGCATGCAGGCATGCGTCCACTGGTTCAACCATGCTGCCGCTCAGCATGAGAAGAGGGCAGG TGGACCTGTGGTCCGAGTGCTTCTTTTCAACGctacgggagagagagactgtgcagCCATGCTGAAACTGTTGGTG CCTTGTCATTTTGACTTGGCTGTGTTCTGCCCCAACATCACTGAAGCCACAGCATCATGTAATGCAG ACCAACAGAACTTTAATGTATCTGTGGAGAACATGCTGACCCGCTGCCTGGACAACCAACAGAGCTGGCGTCTGCATACcggcgaggaggaggggctgaagGCTGCGGGGCTCATCCATGACCATCTCCCCCTGATGGCCAAACACAAGAGCGACACCCTTGTTTTCCCCTGCATCCTTAGCGCCCTCCAGTGGATCTGCCAGGGAAAGGACTCTGTCCTGGCAGACCCGGCCAAAATAGCCGTACCAGTCAAGGACAGCATCACAGCGAAAGCATCCCCCTTAAGAGAGGCCACTGGGATTCATGTCCTTGTCACAGGCAGCCTCCATCTTGTAGGAGGGGTGCTGAAACACCTTGACCCTTCTTTTGCTGTGTAA
- the fpgs gene encoding folylpolyglutamate synthase, mitochondrial isoform X3, with protein MVRFSRVREWSSVFALFKHKGWTSKLTLSFNCSSTKAAPRFPKMEYQDAVCTLNTLQTNSSALEQVRRERGNPQLQLQAMRGFLERTGLEVEDLDHLNIIHVTGTKGKDGNGQTMPAYFRFLTILAFHIFLQEKVDLALLEVGIGGAYDCTNIIRRPWVCGISSLGIDHTQILGDTIEKIAWQKGGIFKPGVPAFTVKQPEGPMTVLKERAVEIGCPLSMCPELNEYRAEATLHLGLAGQHQYSNASLALQLSHTWLQRRCLPEDGLPSLTSETTTVPLASAFQLSPIMAKGLADTEWPGRTQTLEHGPVTYFLDGAHTMRSMQACVHWFNHAAAQHEKRAGGPVVRVLLFNATGERDCAAMLKLLVPCHFDLAVFCPNITEATASCNADQQNFNVSVENMLTRCLDNQQSWRLHTGEEEGLKAAGLIHDHLPLMAKHKSDTLVFPCILSALQWICQGKDSVLADPAKIAVPVKDSITAKASPLREATGIHVLVTGSLHLVGGVLKHLDPSFAV; from the exons ATGGTACGCTTCTCCCGCGTGCGGGAGTGGAGCTCCGTATTTGCGTTGTTCAAGCACAAGGGCTGGACTTCAAAGTTGACGTTGTCATTCAACTGCTCAAGTACCAAGGCTGCTCCGCGGTTTCCAAAAATGGAATATCAG GATGCTGTGTGCACCCTCAATACCTTACAAACCAATTCCAGTGCACTTGAGCAGGTGCGACGGGAGCGGGGGAATcctcagctccagctccaggccATGAGGGGCTTCCTGGAGCGGACTGGACTGGAG GTAGAGGATCTTGACCATCTGAATATAATTCATGTCACTGGAACCAAGGGCAAG GATGGTAACGGGCAGACAATGCCTGCCTATTTTCGCTTCCTCACCATCCTGGCCTTTCACATCTTCCTGCAGGAGAAG GTGGATTTAGCTTTGCTTGAAGTTGGGATTGGTGGAGCCTATGACTGCACAAACATAATCAG gagaccaTGGGTGTGTGGCATCTCATCTTTGGGTATCGATCATACCCAGATCTTGGGGGATACCATTGAGAAGATTGCCTGGCAGAAAGGGGGCATCTTCAAG CCAGGGGTTCCAGCCTTCACTGTGAAGCAACCTGAAGGGCCTATGACCGTTTTAAAAGAGCGTGCTGTGGAGATTGGG TGTCCGCTGTCGATGTGCCCAGAACTGAACGAGTACAGAGCAGAGGCCACCCTGCATCTGGGCCTGGCTGGGCAGCATCAGTACTCCAATGCCTCCCTGGCCCTGCAGCTCAGCCACACCTGGCTACAGAGACGCTGCTTGcccg AAGATGGCCTCCCATCCCTAACAAGTGAAACCACAACTGTTCCGTTGGCGTCAGCCTTCCAATTAAGCCCAATCATGGCAAAAG GACTAGCAGACACAGAGTGGCCTGGCCGCACACAGACTCTGGAGCACGGCCCTGTCACCTACTTCCTGGATGGAGCCCACACCATGCGCAGCATGCAGGCATGCGTCCACTGGTTCAACCATGCTGCCGCTCAGCATGAGAAGAGGGCAGG TGGACCTGTGGTCCGAGTGCTTCTTTTCAACGctacgggagagagagactgtgcagCCATGCTGAAACTGTTGGTG CCTTGTCATTTTGACTTGGCTGTGTTCTGCCCCAACATCACTGAAGCCACAGCATCATGTAATGCAG ACCAACAGAACTTTAATGTATCTGTGGAGAACATGCTGACCCGCTGCCTGGACAACCAACAGAGCTGGCGTCTGCATACcggcgaggaggaggggctgaagGCTGCGGGGCTCATCCATGACCATCTCCCCCTGATGGCCAAACACAAGAGCGACACCCTTGTTTTCCCCTGCATCCTTAGCGCCCTCCAGTGGATCTGCCAGGGAAAGGACTCTGTCCTGGCAGACCCGGCCAAAATAGCCGTACCAGTCAAGGACAGCATCACAGCGAAAGCATCCCCCTTAAGAGAGGCCACTGGGATTCATGTCCTTGTCACAGGCAGCCTCCATCTTGTAGGAGGGGTGCTGAAACACCTTGACCCTTCTTTTGCTGTGTAA